In Clupea harengus chromosome 1, Ch_v2.0.2, whole genome shotgun sequence, one DNA window encodes the following:
- the ccdc97 gene encoding coiled-coil domain-containing protein 97 produces MWGEIEPSCPKSSSSAVEKTSSIEAGLDQINACSPPYSNGPSRRNEGCPSPAKAREPAKCEHPSCFNDMIEAVAVSGSQVKSQQVDDPDLTLEERREILLEQYETKPLVFLERYQAHLKPEHLDAFSHVSSDFRAQFCFKEVQRRAGSQTNRTRVRNHRYAALRALQKEGQYFSEEQMRIREPLLYEQYIGQYLTEEEIFQRSQEAMQRGPGGLSDLLIDSYQERVLQGRLQEQLDEEDCAQEEEEEEDGHGREGEQECSAQEKVLLREEFLSQMHQRFLDGRDKDFNYSEVDDNPDYDNLDIVSRDAEERYFDEDGDEDEEEEEDETDMIQQ; encoded by the exons ATGTGGGGAGAAATCGAACCGTCTTGCCCAAAGTCAAGTTCTTCAGCTGTTGAAAAAACTAGTAGTATCGAAGCTGGACTAGATCAAATTAACGCTTGCTCTCCCCCTTATTCAAATGGGCCGAGTAGAAGGAATGAAGGCTGTCCTTCTCCTGCCAAGGCACGGGAGCCTGCTAAGTGCGAACACCCAAGCTGTTTCAATGACATGATAGAGGCCGTAGCAGTAAGTGGCAGTCAAGTGAAAAGCCAGCAGGTGGATGATCCTGACCTCacactggaggagagaagggagatctTGCTGGAGCAGTATGAAACCAAGCCTTTGGTTTTCCTGGAGCGCTATCAGGCACACCTGAAACCAGAACACCTGGACGCCTTCTCTCACGTCAGCTCCGACTTCAGGGCTCAATTCTGCTTCAAAGAGGTGCAGAGACGAGCAGGCAGTCAAACCAACAGGACCCGTGTTCGCAATCACCGCTATGCAGCTCTTAGGGCATTACAGAAAG AGGGCCAATATTTTAGCGAGGAGCAGATGCGCATTCGGGAGCCCCTGCTGTATGAGCAGTACATCGGCCAATACCTGACTGAGGAGGAGATATTTCAGCGCTCCCAAGAGGCCATGCAGAGGGGCCCGGGAGGCCTGTCCGACCTGCTCATCGACTCCTATCAGGAGAGGGTCCTGCAGGGGCGTCTACAGGAACAGCTGGACGAGGAGGACTgtgcacaggaggaggaggaggaagaagatg GACACGGCAGAGAGGGCGAGCAGGAGTGCAGCGCTCAGGAGAAGGTCCTGCTCAGGGAGGAGTTCCTCAGCCAGATGCACCAGCGCTTCCTGGACGGCAGAGACAAAGACTTCAACTACAG TGAGGTGGATGACAACCCAGATTATGACAACTTGGACATCGTGAGCCGTGATGCAGAGGAACGCTATTTTGATGAAGAtggggatgaggatgaggaagaggaagaggatgagacagACATGATTCAACAATGA